A genomic segment from Polyangium mundeleinium encodes:
- a CDS encoding type VI secretion system Vgr family protein — MSFVKTSKDEAVQEAGEAALEGAVGAATAKVSGKGRELIRGATSSIAEDLPFFEEKAITSNIAKQAVSAFVGGAAAVAGKLVGTNNCEIELASKDHLDVRQFEVRERISSLFQITITALSKNPSIDFDEVVGQPARFALATGAFTREWTGLCNHIELVRVAPDGMSTYQISVVPTLWLLTQRRNYRMFQQVSEPEIVLQILAEWNIAPKKQYDAGAYKKRKYRVQYAESDFTFISRMLEDAGIAYYFEQTDEGTKLVLSDAAHTNPAREGALTFADDTSSVRDVGIKFVTAVRMSQQVKPGKVTLRDHDYRRPPSYKLLASASGGSDIEEKLERYHYVPGAFLFGTDQGESTPVADDKGKARTDEKEAAVLAQKCLDAHRGSARVCTFETNAHDLAPGVVMSFEGHPHAAIGDGKPLLVIESSLRGTDQGEWTHRCAARGTDVPFRPDQETPRPTVNGVESATVVGPSGEEIHTDEFGRVRVHFHWDRESKMDEKSSCWIHVSQPWGGAGYGGSSLPRIGQEVLVDFLGGDPDRPVIVGRVYTGLQKTPYKLPENKTQSGWKSNSTGGGGGYNELMFEDAAGKELLRMQAEKDLNKLVKNDESVNIGNDRTKSIGHDDTLTVGNDRSRQVGNNESVTIGVNQSVTIGSNHTTTVGGDQKNTVTGSQFNTVLGQPKQGGFNGSHTDITGHYKMTASDTSFMSAPNKITLECQGSSITLEPGKITIKAGDNAHIVLDANALMKSSSGTEVFLDANAKVHSSGNSEMFLDTNAKMHSSGNSQVFLDANALLQASGGGQTLCDANVSSTGKVATVASTDGAGAQFTADATMSGTNVNISGGAKVSIAAPAINSSAAGTNEITGGVVKIN, encoded by the coding sequence ATGTCGTTCGTCAAGACGTCGAAGGATGAGGCAGTGCAAGAAGCAGGGGAAGCGGCGCTCGAGGGCGCGGTCGGCGCTGCCACGGCGAAGGTCTCCGGCAAAGGGAGAGAACTCATCCGGGGCGCGACGTCGAGCATCGCGGAGGACCTGCCGTTCTTCGAGGAGAAAGCGATCACCTCGAACATCGCCAAGCAGGCCGTCAGCGCATTTGTCGGCGGCGCGGCGGCCGTCGCGGGAAAGCTCGTCGGCACCAACAACTGCGAGATCGAGCTCGCCTCCAAGGATCACCTCGACGTGCGGCAATTCGAGGTGCGTGAGCGAATTTCGTCGCTCTTCCAGATCACGATCACCGCGCTCTCGAAGAACCCGAGCATCGACTTCGACGAGGTCGTGGGGCAACCCGCGCGCTTCGCGCTCGCCACGGGCGCGTTTACGCGCGAGTGGACGGGCCTCTGCAACCACATCGAGCTCGTGCGCGTCGCGCCGGACGGCATGTCGACGTATCAAATCTCGGTCGTGCCGACCTTGTGGCTGCTCACGCAGCGTAGGAACTACCGCATGTTCCAGCAGGTCTCCGAGCCGGAGATCGTACTCCAGATCCTCGCCGAGTGGAACATCGCGCCGAAGAAGCAATACGACGCGGGGGCCTACAAGAAGCGCAAGTACCGCGTGCAATACGCGGAGAGTGATTTCACGTTCATCAGCCGGATGCTCGAGGACGCTGGCATCGCGTATTATTTCGAGCAGACCGACGAGGGCACGAAACTCGTGCTTTCGGACGCGGCGCACACGAATCCCGCGCGCGAGGGAGCGCTCACGTTCGCGGATGATACGTCGAGCGTGCGAGATGTCGGGATCAAGTTCGTGACGGCGGTGCGCATGTCGCAGCAAGTGAAACCCGGCAAGGTCACGCTGCGGGATCACGATTATCGAAGGCCGCCGAGCTACAAGCTCTTGGCGAGCGCTTCGGGCGGCAGCGACATCGAGGAGAAGCTCGAACGATACCACTACGTGCCGGGCGCGTTCCTTTTTGGCACGGATCAAGGCGAATCGACACCGGTCGCGGACGATAAAGGCAAGGCGCGGACGGATGAAAAAGAAGCCGCGGTCCTGGCGCAAAAGTGCCTGGACGCACACCGGGGTAGCGCGCGGGTTTGCACGTTCGAGACGAATGCGCACGACCTCGCGCCCGGCGTGGTGATGAGCTTCGAGGGGCATCCGCACGCGGCGATTGGCGATGGGAAACCGCTGCTCGTGATCGAATCGTCCTTGAGGGGCACGGATCAAGGCGAGTGGACGCACCGCTGCGCGGCGCGGGGGACGGATGTCCCTTTCCGGCCGGATCAAGAGACGCCGCGGCCGACGGTCAATGGCGTGGAGAGCGCGACGGTCGTGGGTCCTTCGGGCGAGGAAATCCACACGGACGAATTCGGCCGCGTTCGGGTCCATTTTCATTGGGATCGCGAGAGCAAGATGGACGAGAAAAGCTCCTGCTGGATCCACGTGAGCCAGCCCTGGGGCGGCGCGGGATATGGCGGGTCGAGCTTGCCGCGCATCGGGCAAGAGGTCCTGGTCGATTTCTTGGGCGGCGACCCGGATCGCCCCGTCATCGTCGGCCGTGTCTATACGGGCCTGCAGAAGACGCCGTACAAGCTGCCGGAGAACAAGACGCAGAGCGGATGGAAGAGCAATTCGACGGGCGGAGGCGGTGGCTACAACGAGCTGATGTTCGAGGACGCTGCGGGCAAAGAGCTCCTGCGCATGCAGGCCGAGAAGGATTTGAACAAGCTCGTCAAGAATGACGAGAGCGTCAATATCGGCAACGATCGGACGAAGAGCATCGGTCACGACGATACGCTCACAGTCGGCAATGATCGGTCACGACAGGTGGGGAATAACGAATCCGTCACGATCGGCGTGAACCAGTCTGTCACGATCGGCTCGAACCACACGACGACGGTGGGCGGCGACCAGAAGAATACGGTCACGGGCAGCCAATTCAACACCGTGCTCGGCCAGCCGAAGCAGGGCGGCTTCAATGGCAGCCACACCGACATCACCGGTCATTACAAGATGACTGCGTCCGACACCTCGTTCATGAGCGCGCCGAACAAGATCACGCTCGAATGCCAGGGCAGCTCGATCACGCTGGAGCCTGGCAAGATCACGATCAAGGCGGGCGACAATGCCCATATTGTGCTCGACGCGAATGCGCTGATGAAGTCGAGCTCGGGCACGGAGGTCTTCCTCGACGCGAACGCGAAGGTACATTCCTCGGGCAACAGCGAAATGTTCCTCGACACGAACGCGAAGATGCATTCTTCGGGCAACAGCCAGGTCTTTCTCGACGCGAACGCGCTGCTTCAAGCGAGCGGCGGCGGTCAAACGCTGTGTGACGCGAATGTCTCGAGCACCGGCAAAGTGGCAACCGTTGCGTCGACAGATGGCGCAGGCGCGCAGTTCACGGCGGACGCGACGATGAGCGGCACGAACGTGAACATCTCGGGCGGCGCGAAGGTGAGCATCGCGGCCCCGGCGATCAACTCGTCGGCGGCAGGGACGAACGAGATCACGGGTGGGGTGGTGAAGATCAATTGA
- a CDS encoding DUF2169 family type VI secretion system accessory protein encodes MLRVMDVLSYCPLRVAALSWQPRPGSHALTVVCKATFELGPGESPLAKTQDEPAQADVHWNDDPRRSLRVASDLVPFKRRAEVLVLGHAFAPTAAPVTSVVARIAVGSIDKAIEVHADRAFTMDGRIVVGEPFLKAPLVWERAAGGANNPSGIAPNAPPDARGFRPAPSLVPRGFTVRAPADSVPSIGFGPLAPAWYPRASLLGRHASTWDPRTWNTRPLFDDFDGAYFNAAPVDQQLAEIRGDETVVLEHLHSSHPRLTTKLAKVQPKVTVMRESGGAQEIRLRADTLCIDTDRSLATLVWRGVVLLEKPDEAGTVMVMIVGSEASADIESTLTVAPTTTKIANVPTRPALPFMPAAGPPNPAIFEMGGHETSRREHDEEVGTGTIGPWTKNPAPVLPFQSGAAPPVVSPPAPMAVDPIPFDELPPTTQKSLKVAVDRPLEAPRPAAIAPPAMIGPLATPAMPEALAKAPPPKAEQANAPKAAEEPKRPAPPPAAEERPADLTIEKTAAIAAEIAEGKTERVKILDAHGLKEGAWKANELRWNKALEEEPQKGKNALRGAYDGAYVAQVEKFRGPIAVGEYARISVALERGGANEALDALKIQRPALMPIVRMWAKRVAKDMKLGEEARKAVRDARRA; translated from the coding sequence TGCTTCGCGTCATGGATGTCCTCTCCTACTGCCCGCTTCGCGTCGCTGCGCTTTCTTGGCAACCTCGTCCGGGTTCCCATGCGTTGACCGTGGTCTGCAAAGCGACGTTCGAGCTCGGGCCCGGCGAGTCGCCGCTCGCGAAAACGCAAGACGAGCCAGCTCAGGCGGATGTCCACTGGAATGACGATCCTCGGCGAAGCCTGCGGGTCGCGAGTGATCTCGTTCCGTTCAAGCGGCGTGCCGAGGTGCTCGTGCTCGGGCACGCCTTCGCGCCGACGGCGGCGCCCGTGACCTCGGTCGTTGCGCGAATCGCCGTCGGCTCGATCGATAAAGCCATCGAAGTGCACGCGGATCGCGCCTTTACGATGGACGGACGCATCGTCGTCGGAGAGCCATTTTTGAAAGCGCCGCTCGTATGGGAGCGAGCCGCCGGGGGCGCGAACAACCCTTCCGGCATAGCCCCGAACGCGCCGCCGGACGCGCGCGGGTTCAGGCCGGCTCCGAGCCTCGTGCCCCGAGGTTTCACGGTGCGAGCTCCGGCGGATTCGGTTCCGTCCATCGGTTTCGGTCCTCTCGCGCCCGCGTGGTATCCGCGTGCGTCGCTGCTCGGGCGTCATGCGAGCACCTGGGATCCGCGGACCTGGAATACGCGACCCTTGTTCGATGACTTCGACGGCGCGTACTTCAATGCCGCGCCGGTGGATCAACAGCTCGCCGAGATTCGAGGCGACGAGACGGTCGTGCTCGAGCACCTGCATTCGAGCCACCCGCGGCTCACGACGAAGCTCGCGAAGGTGCAACCGAAGGTCACCGTGATGCGTGAATCGGGAGGGGCACAAGAGATCCGGCTCCGCGCGGATACTTTGTGCATCGATACCGATCGATCCCTGGCGACGCTCGTTTGGCGCGGCGTGGTGCTTCTCGAGAAGCCCGACGAAGCCGGAACCGTGATGGTGATGATAGTGGGCTCGGAGGCGAGCGCGGATATCGAAAGCACCCTGACGGTGGCGCCGACGACCACGAAAATCGCGAATGTGCCTACGCGTCCGGCCCTGCCGTTCATGCCCGCCGCGGGGCCGCCAAACCCGGCGATCTTCGAAATGGGGGGGCATGAGACCTCTCGGCGCGAACATGACGAGGAGGTCGGCACGGGGACGATTGGGCCTTGGACGAAGAACCCGGCCCCGGTGCTTCCATTTCAATCAGGCGCGGCGCCGCCGGTCGTTTCCCCGCCGGCGCCCATGGCGGTCGATCCCATCCCTTTCGACGAACTGCCGCCGACGACGCAAAAGAGCCTGAAGGTCGCCGTCGATCGTCCCCTCGAAGCGCCGCGCCCCGCGGCCATCGCGCCCCCCGCGATGATCGGACCCTTGGCAACGCCAGCGATGCCCGAGGCGCTCGCGAAAGCGCCTCCGCCCAAGGCAGAACAAGCGAACGCGCCCAAAGCGGCAGAAGAGCCGAAGAGACCCGCGCCGCCTCCCGCAGCGGAAGAGCGGCCGGCCGATTTGACGATCGAAAAGACCGCGGCGATCGCGGCCGAGATCGCCGAGGGGAAAACCGAGCGTGTGAAGATCCTCGATGCGCATGGCTTGAAGGAGGGCGCGTGGAAAGCGAATGAGCTGCGCTGGAACAAGGCGCTCGAGGAGGAGCCGCAAAAAGGAAAGAACGCGCTCCGGGGCGCGTATGATGGGGCGTATGTCGCGCAGGTGGAGAAGTTTCGAGGCCCGATCGCCGTTGGGGAGTACGCTCGAATCTCCGTGGCCTTGGAGCGAGGAGGCGCAAATGAAGCGCTCGACGCCCTGAAGATCCAGCGGCCAGCGCTGATGCCCATCGTGCGCATGTGGGCGAAGCGTGTGGCGAAGGATATGAAGCTCGGGGAAGAGGCCAGGAAGGCGGTGCGGGACGCGAGGCGCGCGTAG